The genomic region AATAAGAAAAATAATTTTTGTTTTTTTCATTTTTTTAATTTTATTATTCCATCATAATATAATAAATTTTCCAGTATAAAAAACTTTTTTTTAAACCTGACAAATAGTTTCAAAAAAGATTAAATTTTTTAAAATGGATATAATAAAAAAAAAAAAAATAATAAATAAAAAGTAAATTTTTAAAATAATTTTTTTTTTTTTTTTTTTTTTTTTTTTTTTTTTTTTTTTTTTTTTTTTTTTTTTTTTTTTTTTTTTTTCCAAAGATTGTAAAATGTCATCATCATATTTGGATGCCCAGTTTTGGCTTCCCTCTTCACTTATAATGGAATAATTTGTGTGGTGGGGACTTCCATCTATTGCTGTTGTATGTTTAGGTTGTGAACTATGTTTGAGAGTCGTAATCCATTTTGGAAATCTTTGTTGTATTTATGATGTGCTTGAGTTCTATTGTTATGAGGAATCTCANNNNNNNNNNNNNNNNNNNNNNNNNNNNNNNNNNNNNNNNNNNNNNNNNNNNNNNNNNNNNNNNNNNNNNNNNNNNNNNNNNNNNNNNNNNNNNNNNNNNNNNNNNNNNNNNNNNNNNNNNNNNNNNNNNNNNNNNNNNNNNNNNNNNNNNNNNNNNNNNNNNNNNNNNNNNNNNNNNNNNNNNNNNNNNNNNNNNNNNNNNNNNNNNNNNNNNNNNNNNNNNNNNNNNNNNNNNNNNNNNNNAAAAAAAAAGAAATAAGAAATAAAAAGAAAACTTTTAAAATCATTTTTGTACTTTTTTTATTAGGAAATAGTCTTTTTTTGTTTTTAAGTTTTTTTTCTTTTCTTTTTCATTGGAAAAATGATCAAAGTCAACTGGAAAGGCTTTTCGATAAAGAAATCATAGCAGAAAATTTACTTGGAAAAATAGGAGCGACTTTCTCTCACTATTTTATTTACTGTGGAATAGGAGTTAGTGCTTTTTCTATTCCTATATTTCTATTTTTAACCGGATTAAAAATGATTTTTTTGAATCAAAAATTACTAAACAATTTTTACAAATCTACAATATATAAATTGTTATTTTTCAGCGTATGGCTTCCTATTTTTTTTTATGTTTTTGTTCCTGATCAAGGAATATTCAGTGGAATTTGGGGTTTTGAAATAGGAAACTATTTGATTCATCTATTTGGAAAAGTAGGATTATATATGCTTATTTTTACGAGTCTTATTTTTTACTTGATTATCATTTTTAATATGAATGATACAACCATAAAAAATGGAATAAAAAAAAAAATACAAAAGATTAACAAAAAAATAGATACAAGATTACAATTGTATAATTTTTTAAATCCTTTAAACCCTAAAATTGTCAATCATATAGATATGAATTCTTCTTTCAAGAAAAAAAAAAACAGTATTCATTCTATTTTTTGTAAAAAAAAGGAAGATTTTTTATCCATTGATTCGAATAATTCGAAAATCGATTTGGAATCAAATAAAAAAAAAATAATTCAAATACTAAACTATTATCATATAGAAATATGTGATATAAAAGCGAGTATAGGCCCTACTATAACTTTATATGAAATTTATCCTAAAATAGGAACACGTATTTCTAAAATTCATAATTTAAAAAATGAAATTGCTTTAAATTTATCCGCTATATCCATAAGGATTATAGCTCCTATACCTGGAAAAGGATCCATCGGAATCGAAATACCCAATGATAAACGTCATATCGTTTATATGAAAGACATTTTATTTTCAGAAGAAAGTCACAAAAAAAGTCAAAAAATGGAACTTCCCATTTCATTAGGAAAAACAATATTTAATGATATTTTTATTGTAGATTTGTCAAAAATGCCCCATTTACTTATAGCAGGATCAACAGGACAAGGAAAATCCGTGGGATTAAATGTTATGATTATTTTTCTATTATATAAAAAAAAACCAAAAGATATCAAATTTGTTTTAATCGACCCCAAAAAAGTAGAATTATCAATATACAAAAAGATTTCCAAATCTTATTTTGCTACACTTCCTAATTCCATAGAACCCATTATTACAGATATACACGAAGTAAAAAATATATTAAATTCTTTATGTAAAGAAATGGATCAAAGATATACTATTTTAGAAAAATATAAGGTTAGAAATATTAAAGAATATAATAACGTAAAATGCAATAAAGATCATTTACCTTATATTATATTAATTATTGATGAATTTGCCGATTTAAATATTAATAATAAACAAATCGAAATATATATAACCCGGTTAGCACAACTTGCTCGTGCTGTCGGTATTCATTTAATTATAGCAACACAACGTCCATCTGTAGATGTTATTACTGGATTAATAAAATCTAATTTTACTGCAAGAATTGCATTTAGAGTAAGTTCGAAAATAGATTCTAGAACTATATTAGATAGCATAGGTGCTGAACAATTAATAGGAAAAGGAGATATGCTATTTTCTCATGAAAATGAATTAATACGATTACAATGTCCATTTATAGAATTATCAGATATTAAAAAAGTTGTTGATTTTTATGGAAAAAATAATAAAAATGAATATTTTTTTTTACCAGAACCGGATATAATAAATGAAAATAAATAAGTATGTTTTAATTAAAATCTATTATGATCATCAAAAAACTTGATTTATATATGATTCGTTTATTTATCGTTCCTTTTTTAATTATTTATTTCACAATATTTACCATTTTCATGATACAGTTTTTTTGGAGTCAGATAGATGAACTAACAGGAAAAAACATTAGTATTTTCATTATACTAAAATTTATATTATATTTTGGGATATCTATTATCCCATTAGTAACTCCCATTGCTATATTATTAACTTCTATCATCATATTTGGTGATTTTTCAGAAAATCAAGAATTAATCGCTATTAAATCTTCTGGAATATCTCTTTTTCGTGTTATGATTCCTATTTTAGGAATAACCTTTTTTTTATCCATTGGATTGTATTTATTTTCAGATTTTGTTATTCCAAAAGCAAAAATAAAAGCTAAAAAATTAGGATATCAAATATCGTTCACTTATCCAGATTTAAAATTAAAGGAAGGAATTTTCGTAAACATACGACCAAACTTTTTTATAAAAATAGATAGAAAATCAATCAACAGTAATTACTTACATAATATATTTATTTTTTTTTATGGAAAAAATTCACTTGTTAATACTATTTTTTCTAAAAAAGGAGTTTTAATACCCAACAAGGAAAATGGATCTATTCAATTGAAATTAATGAATGGAGTTTTATATAGTGAAAATTTTAATGAATCCAAAAAAAAACAAAATTCTTATCAAATTATAGAATTTGATACTTTAATTCAAAATTTTAAAATAGATTCAGAATCCCAAATCAAAAACTTGGATGACTATAATTTTTATCAAACCCTAAATACAAAAAATATTATTAAAAAAATTAACTTCTTAAAGAAAAAAAATTATAAAGAAATCAGTAAACACGAAAATAAAATATACTTAGCAAAATTGCAATTAGAATTACAAAAAAAATTTACATTTCCAGTAACATGTATTATAATGTTTTTTACTGGATCAACATTGGGTGCTATTATTAGAAAAGGAGGAATAGGTTATCCTACTATGATCGCACTGATTATATTCATCATTTATTATACTTTACTAACCATCACTCAAAATAAAGTAGAAAAAACTGAAATATGTCCCTGGATAGGAGCCTGGATCCCCAATTTTATTTTTTTTCCAATCAGTATATGGATGACTTATAAAACGGTAATGGATGATTTTTATATATTATAATTAGATATGGTTTTGGATTCAAATCAAAATTTGAATGGGATTGAAGAGGCCATACAGGATATCAAAAATGGAAAAATTATTATTGTGGTTGATGATAAAAATCGTGAAAATGAAGGAGATTTTATAGTAGCTGCTGAAAAAATAACTCCTAAAATTGTCAATTTTCTCATTACTCATGGGAAAGGATTGGTTTGTGTTTCCTTAACAGAAGAAAAATGTGATCAACTAAAACTTCAAATGATGGTAAAAAATAGCACAGATCCTAGAAAAACGGCTTTCACAGTATCTGTAGATTTACGAGGACATGGCATTAGTACTGGTATTTCTGTTTCAGATAGAGCTAAAACTATCCTTGCTTTAGTTCATGAAGTCAAATCAGAAGCATTCAATAAACCAGGACATATATTCCCTTTACGTGCAAAAAAGGGAGGTATCTTAGAAAGACCTGGACATACAGAAGCAGCTATGGATATAACTAAAATGGCAGGATGCATTCCTGGAGGCGTTTTGGTGGAAATACTGAATAAAAATGGATCTATGGCACGTTTACCACAATTGATTCAAATAGCCAAAAAATTTCATATGAAAATTATATCCATAGAGGATCTTATTAAATATAAAATGAAACATAAAAAATAGCGGTCTGGACGGGATTCGAACCCGCGACCCCATGCGTGACAGGCATGTATTCTAACCCACTGAACTACCAGACCCGAAATAAAATTATGAAATCATTAAAGTCTCTAATTTTTTTATTATATCTTCTTTAGAAAGAATTCCAATATGAATATCTTTTTTTTCTCCATTTTTAAAAAAAATCATTGTAGGAATACTACGTATCCCATATTTATAAGAAGTTTTGGGGTTATTATCTACATTCAACTTAACAACTGATACTTTGGGGTGATATTCTTCCAAAATTTCTTCTAATAACACAGACAAAGCTCTACATGGAGCACACCATGGAGCCCAAAAATCTACCAAAATTGGTTTTTCTGATTCAGAAATCAACTTTTCAAAATTGTCATCGTTTATTTCTTGTAACATTTTTTTTCCATTTTAAAAAAAAAATATAACAAATTTACCTTTTTTGTTTCAAATTTAAAAGTGAAAATCTTTCAATAAAGAGATATAAATATCGATTCCTTCCATTATTTCTGAAATCAAAACGTATTCATTCGGTGTATGAGAACGTATACTATCTCCTACTCCCATTTTAATAGTAGAAAAAGGCATTACACTTTGATCGGAAAGAGTAGGAGATCCATAAGTATTTCTTCCAATCAATTTAGCTTTTAAAACAATAGGATGCATTGGATTTATAAAAGATGAATTTAAATGTGAAGAACGCGGTTTCATTTTAGAATGAATTTTTTTTTGTATCATATCAATCAATTCTTCATTTTTATATAATTCATTAGTTCTGATATCTATGACAAAAGAACAAATATCAGGTATAACATTATGTTGTATTCCTCCTTTTATTTGAGTTACATTTAAAGTAGAAAAACCTAGTAAATCTGATTTTCGATCAAAATAAAAGTTTCTCAAATATTCTATGTCCCTTGTCGCTATATAAATAGCATTGACTCCAGTATTTCTTGCAGAATGCCCTGTTTTACCTTCAGCTATACAATCTAATACTATTAATCCTTTTTCAGCAATAGATACTTGCATTTGTGTTGGTTCTCCCACAATCCCTAAGTCTATAGGCCCCAATTCAGGTAAAATGGATTTTACACCTAAAGGTCCAGATATTTCTTCTTCTGCCGTAATAGACAGCAATAATCTATAAGGAAATTCCGATAAATGACTTAAATATATAAAAGTAGATATCAATGAAACGACAGAAGCTCCAGCATCATTGGTCCCTAATCCAATTAGTTTATTTTTTTCTTTGACAGCAGTAAAAGGATCTGTCATCCAATTTTTTCCTGGTTTTACCGTATCATGATGAGAATTTAATAATATGGTTTTTATATCTTTTTTTTTAAGGTAATTATTATTTTCAGTCCATATATTGTTAAATTTTCTTTTGACATGAAATCCATATTGATGTAAATAATCCTCTATAATAAAAGAAACTTTATTTTCTTGTTCAGATATAGATGGCGTATTGACAATCTGTATCAGAAGTTGTACAGCTTCTTTTTTTAAAACTTGTAAATCGACTATAGACATAATATAGTCTTATTAACATCATTAACATCATTTAAATGATTAGGTAGTCCTATACTCACCTGAGACACTCCATTTTTTAATGCAAAAAAAGCATTATCCAATTTAGGAATCATACCATTTGTTATGGTATGATTTTTTTTCATGATTTTAAATAAATGAAAATCTATTTTTTTTAAATAAGATTCCGAATCCTGCATTTTTCGTAAAACCCCTTTTTTTTCAAAACAAAAATGTAACTCTACTTCACAATCTTTTTCCTTAGCTAAGGATATAGCTATATAAGAAGCTATCGTATCGGCATTTGTATTTAGGAGATTTCCTATCCCATTATGTGTAATAGAACATAATACAGGAATGATATTATTTTTTAACAAAAATTTTATTAAATATGTATTAACACTCTCTAGATTAATATCTCCCACATATCCATAATCAATATTTTTTATTTTACGTAAATATGATTGAATGCAATTTCCATCTGCTCCACACAAACCTAAAGCATTACAATGATAAGATTGTAATGTCGCTACAATATTTTTATTAATTATTCCTGCATAAGTCATAATAACTATATCCAAAGTTTCTTTATCTGTGATTCTTCTACCTTGTATCATTTTTGGAAAAATGCCCATTTTTTTCGAAATAAAATCTGCTTTTCTTCCTCCTCCATGAATCAATACTTTATATCCTTTTAGTTTACAAAAAGCTTCCAAAGAATCATGAAGAGACTTACGATCATTAATTAAATGACCTCCAATTTTGACTATATGGATTTTCATGACTTTCATGACAATGATTGTAACATTTTTAAAAAAATTATTTGTGAAGCAAAAATTCTATTTTTTGCTTGTTGTAATACGATGGAATATTGACTGTCTAAAACTGAATCTTCCACTATCACATTTCTCCTTATAGGCAAACAGTGCATAAATTTAGCTTTATTGGTTAGTTTCATTTTATTTTCAGTAATCATCCAATCAGAACTTTTAGAGAGTATTTTTCCATAATCTAAATAACTACTCCAATTTTTGGCATAAATAAAGTCTGCATTTATAAATGCTTCATTTTGATTATGTGTTGTATAGACTCCATTAGAAAATCTTTTATGTAAATTGTATCCTTCTGGACACGTAATTGTAAAATCGACCTGTTCTATTTTTGACATCCATTGAGAAAAAGAATTTGCGACGGAATGAGGCAACGATTTGACATGAGGAGCCCAGCTTAATACTACTTTAGATCTCTTTTTAAAAAAAGATGTATATTCTGCAATAGTCATAACATCCGCTAAAGATTGTAAAGGATGTAAAGTTGCACTTTCCATATTAACTACTGGAACTTTGGCATAATCTAATATTTTATTAAAAATGATTTCTTGATAATCAAAATTTTTATCTGAAAGATTCGGAAAAGTTCTGACTGCAAGAATATCACAATACAGACTCATGACAGAAATAGCCTCTTTAAGATGTTCTTGTGTCATATTCATCACAGTTCCATCATTCATTTCAATTGTCCAAGAATCCTTATGAACATCTAATACCCAAGTGTTACATCCTAAGTTGAAAGCTGCTTTTTGACAACTAATTCTTGTACGTAAACTAGGATTAAAAAAAACTAATCCAATTGTTTTATTTTTTCCAATATTTTGAAAATCATATGGATTATTTTTCAAAAGTAAAGCTTCTTTAATGATATCATGTACATTGATAACATCTTCTACGCTAAAAAATTTTTTCATAAACTTATTTATATTCAATATTCATCCCAAGCTTTTATCAATAATTGATCTACAGATAAATTACAAAATGCTTGTATAAAAGCTTTTGCTAAACGGGCATTGGTTAGTAAAGGAATGTTAAAATCTACGGCATAACGTCTAATAGCATAATCATTATTCAATTCTGATTTACTTAAATTTTTTGGAATATTAATAATTAGATCCAATTTTCTATTTTTTATTAAATCAAGAACATTTGAATATTTTTTGACATTAGGCCAATAAACTTTTATTGAAGGAATTCCATTATGGGATAAAAAACTGTTAGTACCTTCTGTCGCAAACAATATATATCCTTTTTTATGCAAAAGTTTCATCTCTTCTAAAAGATCTAATTTTGATTCAATCGGTCCTCCAGATATTAATACATTTTTTTTTGGAACGGTATAGCCTACAGAAATCATAGATTTTAAAAGGGCTTCATCAAAAGTATTTCCTATACATCCGACTTCTCCTGTAGAAGCCATATCTACACCTAAAATAGGATCTGCATCTTGTAAACGGGAAAAAGAAAATTGAGAAGCTTTGACTCCACAAAAATTGATAATAAAAAAATTAGGTTCTATTTTATTTTTTTTCTTTCCAAGAATAACTTGAGTAGCTAATTCTATCATATTAAAATGAGATACTTTTGATACAAAAGGAAAACTTCTGGAAGCTCTCAAATTACATTCAATCACTTTGATTTCATTGTTTTTAGATAAAAATTGAATATTGAAAGGACCAGATATATTAAAGTATTTGGATATTTTTTCAGATATACAAATGATTTTTTTTAATGTAGATAAATATAGATTATGTGGTGGATATACCAAGGTCGCGTCTCCTGAATGTACGCCTGCAAATTCTACGTGTTCTGATATAGCATAATATAAAATTTCTCCATTTTGAGAAACAGCATCTAATTCAATTTCTTTAGCATTTTTAATAAATTCTGTGATAATTAATGGATATTCAGAAGATATAGATACTTTTTCACGAAGATAATGCTGTAGTTCCTCTTGATTCGAAATAACATTCATATCTGCTCCAGAAAGAACGTAAGAAGGTCTAACCAATATAGGAAAATCTACTTCTTTGATAAATTGATAAATAGAATCAAAATCGGATAATTCTTTCCATCTAGGTTGTTTAATTTTTAAATGATCCATTGCATTAGAAAATTTATATCTATTTTCCACTTCATCTATGGAAACAGGAGAAGTCCCTAAAATTTTAACCTTTTTTTCATAAAGTTTTAAAACTAAATTATTAGGAATTTGTCCTCCCATGGATACAATTGTTCCTTTTGGTTTTTCTAATTCAATAATATCTAACACACGTTCTAAAGTAATCTCTTCAAAATATAATCTATCACATACATCAAAATCAGTACTTACAGTTTCCGGATTATAATTGATCATTATGGATCTATAAGATTCTTTATGAATAGTATTTAATGCATTAACACAACACCAATCAAATTCTACACTACTTCCAATTCTATAAACCCCAGATCCTAATGTAATAACAGATTTTTTATCTTTTTCATAAATAATATCATGTTGAATAGCATGATATGTTAAATATAAATAATTTGTATATGCTGGATATTCAGAAGCTAAAGTATCAATTTGTCTTACATATGGAATTATATTTTTTACTTTTCTATATTCTCTGATTTCTTGTTCTAAATTAGAAATATTGTGATTCACATTTTTTTTAAAAAAAATACTAGCTATTTGTATATCAGAAAAACCTTCTTTTTTAGCTTTTCGTAATAATTCTTCCGGAAGATCTATAAAATTATCAAAACAATCTATCTTTTTTTTTGTTTGAAAAATATTATCAAGTTGTGATAAAAACCAAAGATCAATCTTGGTCAAAGAATGTATTTCTTGTATGGAAATACCTGCTTCTAAAGCCTCTTCTAAAAAGAAAATTCTTTGATCTGTAGGTTTTTTTAGATATTCTTTCAACAATCGAATAGATTTTAATTTTTTTTTAAAAATATTAATAAATCCTTGCATCCCTATATCTAACATACGAATTCCTTTTTGTAAGGATTCTTCAAAAGAACCTCCAATAGCCATGACTTCTCCTACACTTTTCATACTACTTCCAATTCTATTAGAAACACCATAAAATTTTTTTAGATCCCATCTAGGGATTTTACATACGACATAATCCAATGCAGGTTCAAAAAAAGCAGAAGTATTTTTAGTAACAGAATTTTTTAATTCGTGTAATCCAAATCCTAAAGCTAATTTAGCCGCAACAAAAGCTAAAGGATAACCTGTTGCTTTGGAGGCAAGAGCACTAGAACGAGAAAGACGTGCATTCACTTCAATCACACGATAATCCTCTGAATTAGGATCCAATGCAAATTGAACATTACATTCTCCTATTATATGAAAATCTCGAGCGATATAAATTGCTAATTTTCTTAAACTATAATATTCAGAATTTGTTAAGGTTTGAGACGGTGCAACAACAATACTTTCTCCTGTATGAATGCCTATGGGATCAAAGTTTTCCATGTTGCATACAGAAATACAATTATCATATTGATCTCTAACTATTTCATATTCAATTTCTTTCCATCCTTCTAAATATTCTTCTACAACAACTTGAGAAGAGTAAGAAAAAGCTTTGCTTACTATCTTTTTTAAATCATTAACATTTTTAGCAAAACCACTTCCTAATCCTCCTAGGGTATAAGCTGATCGAATGATAACAGGAAATCCTATTTCTAAAGAATAGGAAATTGCATCATCCATAGAATGGACGACAAAACTTTTTGCCGTTTTTATGTTAATATGAGTTAACCTATTTCGAAATAAGTTTCGATCTTCACTATGAATAATAGATTCGATAGAAGTCCCTAAAACTTGAATTTTATATTTATCTATAATACCTTCTTGAAAAAGTTGAATTCCACAATTCAATGCAGTTTGTCCTCCAAAAGACAATAAAATTCCTTGTGGTCTTTCTTTATCTATTACACGTTTAATAAAAAATAAAGTCAAAGGAAGAAAATAAACTTTATCAGCAATTTCTTTGGAAGTTTGAACTGTGGCAATATTTGGATTAATCAATATAGTATAAACACCCTCTTCTTTAAGGGCTTTTAATGCTTGTGTTCCAGAATAATCAAATTCACCAGCTTCTCCTA from Blattabacterium cuenoti harbors:
- a CDS encoding LptF/LptG family permease; the protein is MIIKKLDLYMIRLFIVPFLIIYFTIFTIFMIQFFWSQIDELTGKNISIFIILKFILYFGISIIPLVTPIAILLTSIIIFGDFSENQELIAIKSSGISLFRVMIPILGITFFLSIGLYLFSDFVIPKAKIKAKKLGYQISFTYPDLKLKEGIFVNIRPNFFIKIDRKSINSNYLHNIFIFFYGKNSLVNTIFSKKGVLIPNKENGSIQLKLMNGVLYSENFNESKKKQNSYQIIEFDTLIQNFKIDSESQIKNLDDYNFYQTLNTKNIIKKINFLKKKNYKEISKHENKIYLAKLQLELQKKFTFPVTCIIMFFTGSTLGAIIRKGGIGYPTMIALIIFIIYYTLLTITQNKVEKTEICPWIGAWIPNFIFFPISIWMTYKTVMDDFYIL
- the argB gene encoding acetylglutamate kinase; translation: MKIHIVKIGGHLINDRKSLHDSLEAFCKLKGYKVLIHGGGRKADFISKKMGIFPKMIQGRRITDKETLDIVIMTYAGIINKNIVATLQSYHCNALGLCGADGNCIQSYLRKIKNIDYGYVGDINLESVNTYLIKFLLKNNIIPVLCSITHNGIGNLLNTNADTIASYIAISLAKEKDCEVELHFCFEKKGVLRKMQDSESYLKKIDFHLFKIMKKNHTITNGMIPKLDNAFFALKNGVSQVSIGLPNHLNDVNDVNKTILCL
- the ribB gene encoding 3,4-dihydroxy-2-butanone-4-phosphate synthase, with protein sequence MVLDSNQNLNGIEEAIQDIKNGKIIIVVDDKNRENEGDFIVAAEKITPKIVNFLITHGKGLVCVSLTEEKCDQLKLQMMVKNSTDPRKTAFTVSVDLRGHGISTGISVSDRAKTILALVHEVKSEAFNKPGHIFPLRAKKGGILERPGHTEAAMDITKMAGCIPGGVLVEILNKNGSMARLPQLIQIAKKFHMKIISIEDLIKYKMKHKK
- a CDS encoding DNA translocase FtsK 4TM domain-containing protein, producing the protein MIFVLFLLGNSLFLFLSFFSFLFHWKNDQSQLERLFDKEIIAENLLGKIGATFSHYFIYCGIGVSAFSIPIFLFLTGLKMIFLNQKLLNNFYKSTIYKLLFFSVWLPIFFYVFVPDQGIFSGIWGFEIGNYLIHLFGKVGLYMLIFTSLIFYLIIIFNMNDTTIKNGIKKKIQKINKKIDTRLQLYNFLNPLNPKIVNHIDMNSSFKKKKNSIHSIFCKKKEDFLSIDSNNSKIDLESNKKKIIQILNYYHIEICDIKASIGPTITLYEIYPKIGTRISKIHNLKNEIALNLSAISIRIIAPIPGKGSIGIEIPNDKRHIVYMKDILFSEESHKKSQKMELPISLGKTIFNDIFIVDLSKMPHLLIAGSTGQGKSVGLNVMIIFLLYKKKPKDIKFVLIDPKKVELSIYKKISKSYFATLPNSIEPIITDIHEVKNILNSLCKEMDQRYTILEKYKVRNIKEYNNVKCNKDHLPYIILIIDEFADLNINNKQIEIYITRLAQLARAVGIHLIIATQRPSVDVITGLIKSNFTARIAFRVSSKIDSRTILDSIGAEQLIGKGDMLFSHENELIRLQCPFIELSDIKKVVDFYGKNNKNEYFFLPEPDIINENK
- a CDS encoding M20 family metallo-hydrolase, with translation MSIVDLQVLKKEAVQLLIQIVNTPSISEQENKVSFIIEDYLHQYGFHVKRKFNNIWTENNNYLKKKDIKTILLNSHHDTVKPGKNWMTDPFTAVKEKNKLIGLGTNDAGASVVSLISTFIYLSHLSEFPYRLLLSITAEEEISGPLGVKSILPELGPIDLGIVGEPTQMQVSIAEKGLIVLDCIAEGKTGHSARNTGVNAIYIATRDIEYLRNFYFDRKSDLLGFSTLNVTQIKGGIQHNVIPDICSFVIDIRTNELYKNEELIDMIQKKIHSKMKPRSSHLNSSFINPMHPIVLKAKLIGRNTYGSPTLSDQSVMPFSTIKMGVGDSIRSHTPNEYVLISEIMEGIDIYISLLKDFHF
- the carB gene encoding carbamoyl-phosphate synthase (glutamine-hydrolyzing) large subunit; translated protein: MKIDKVLILGSGALKIGEAGEFDYSGTQALKALKEEGVYTILINPNIATVQTSKEIADKVYFLPLTLFFIKRVIDKERPQGILLSFGGQTALNCGIQLFQEGIIDKYKIQVLGTSIESIIHSEDRNLFRNRLTHINIKTAKSFVVHSMDDAISYSLEIGFPVIIRSAYTLGGLGSGFAKNVNDLKKIVSKAFSYSSQVVVEEYLEGWKEIEYEIVRDQYDNCISVCNMENFDPIGIHTGESIVVAPSQTLTNSEYYSLRKLAIYIARDFHIIGECNVQFALDPNSEDYRVIEVNARLSRSSALASKATGYPLAFVAAKLALGFGLHELKNSVTKNTSAFFEPALDYVVCKIPRWDLKKFYGVSNRIGSSMKSVGEVMAIGGSFEESLQKGIRMLDIGMQGFINIFKKKLKSIRLLKEYLKKPTDQRIFFLEEALEAGISIQEIHSLTKIDLWFLSQLDNIFQTKKKIDCFDNFIDLPEELLRKAKKEGFSDIQIASIFFKKNVNHNISNLEQEIREYRKVKNIIPYVRQIDTLASEYPAYTNYLYLTYHAIQHDIIYEKDKKSVITLGSGVYRIGSSVEFDWCCVNALNTIHKESYRSIMINYNPETVSTDFDVCDRLYFEEITLERVLDIIELEKPKGTIVSMGGQIPNNLVLKLYEKKVKILGTSPVSIDEVENRYKFSNAMDHLKIKQPRWKELSDFDSIYQFIKEVDFPILVRPSYVLSGADMNVISNQEELQHYLREKVSISSEYPLIITEFIKNAKEIELDAVSQNGEILYYAISEHVEFAGVHSGDATLVYPPHNLYLSTLKKIICISEKISKYFNISGPFNIQFLSKNNEIKVIECNLRASRSFPFVSKVSHFNMIELATQVILGKKKNKIEPNFFIINFCGVKASQFSFSRLQDADPILGVDMASTGEVGCIGNTFDEALLKSMISVGYTVPKKNVLISGGPIESKLDLLEEMKLLHKKGYILFATEGTNSFLSHNGIPSIKVYWPNVKKYSNVLDLIKNRKLDLIINIPKNLSKSELNNDYAIRRYAVDFNIPLLTNARLAKAFIQAFCNLSVDQLLIKAWDEY
- a CDS encoding N-acetylornithine carbamoyltransferase, yielding MKKFFSVEDVINVHDIIKEALLLKNNPYDFQNIGKNKTIGLVFFNPSLRTRISCQKAAFNLGCNTWVLDVHKDSWTIEMNDGTVMNMTQEHLKEAISVMSLYCDILAVRTFPNLSDKNFDYQEIIFNKILDYAKVPVVNMESATLHPLQSLADVMTIAEYTSFFKKRSKVVLSWAPHVKSLPHSVANSFSQWMSKIEQVDFTITCPEGYNLHKRFSNGVYTTHNQNEAFINADFIYAKNWSSYLDYGKILSKSSDWMITENKMKLTNKAKFMHCLPIRRNVIVEDSVLDSQYSIVLQQAKNRIFASQIIFLKMLQSLS
- the trxA gene encoding thioredoxin codes for the protein MLQEINDDNFEKLISESEKPILVDFWAPWCAPCRALSVLLEEILEEYHPKVSVVKLNVDNNPKTSYKYGIRSIPTMIFFKNGEKKDIHIGILSKEDIIKKLETLMIS